One window from the genome of Leptospira wolffii serovar Khorat str. Khorat-H2 encodes:
- a CDS encoding crossover junction endodeoxyribonuclease RuvC translates to MRILGIDPGSHRLGYAVLHKEKSRIQVLTYGTIEVPPGTKSPVNLIAIRRQLDAILDEYRPEIASVEDLFFSKNRTTAAQVYESRGVVLLTLGEHNIQILEPTASQIKKGTTGSGTADKKNVKSALKLLLSLEELTGHDDSWDAIASAYVGLAMVGPLGKR, encoded by the coding sequence ATGCGAATTCTAGGAATAGATCCCGGTTCCCATCGTTTGGGATACGCGGTTCTCCATAAGGAAAAATCCCGGATCCAAGTGCTGACTTACGGTACGATCGAAGTCCCGCCCGGAACCAAGAGTCCCGTGAATCTGATCGCGATTCGTAGACAATTGGACGCGATTTTGGACGAATACAGACCGGAAATCGCGTCGGTGGAGGATTTATTCTTCTCTAAAAATAGGACGACCGCGGCCCAGGTATACGAGTCCAGGGGAGTCGTTCTGCTTACATTAGGAGAACATAATATACAAATATTGGAGCCGACCGCTTCCCAGATCAAAAAAGGAACCACAGGAAGCGGGACCGCGGATAAGAAAAACGTAAAATCCGCACTAAAGCTTCTGCTAAGTCTGGAAGAATTGACCGGGCACGACGATTCTTGGGATGCGATAGCCTCCGCATATGTGGGATTGGCTATGGTCGGTCCACTTGGAAAAAGATAA
- a CDS encoding WG repeat-containing protein: MKPNTIPLLLIAILSIFLTDCAKHPSTAFEENGLYGYKDKEGKVAISPQYSVAYDFQETGIAFAFGKGGWICIDSKNRELLHPFPFDNGPDDFSEHKARFVENGKIGFFDPFCKKVISADFDFAFPFEKGYSVICSGCKSVREPDGEHSTLEGGKYGLIDSKGKIVVNPEYDSVYDADPEKKIVTVKKDGTKKELSLP; encoded by the coding sequence ATGAAACCGAATACGATCCCTTTGCTCCTTATTGCGATTCTTTCCATATTCTTAACGGATTGCGCTAAACATCCTTCGACTGCTTTCGAGGAAAACGGTTTATACGGATATAAAGATAAGGAAGGAAAAGTCGCGATTTCTCCTCAGTATAGCGTAGCATACGATTTTCAAGAGACTGGAATCGCATTTGCATTCGGAAAAGGAGGTTGGATCTGTATCGATTCCAAGAACCGCGAACTATTGCATCCTTTTCCCTTCGATAACGGACCGGACGATTTTTCGGAGCATAAGGCCAGATTTGTGGAAAACGGAAAAATAGGATTCTTCGATCCATTTTGCAAGAAAGTGATTTCTGCGGATTTCGATTTCGCCTTCCCCTTTGAAAAAGGATATTCGGTTATATGCAGCGGTTGTAAATCCGTTCGGGAACCGGACGGAGAGCATTCTACATTGGAGGGAGGAAAATACGGACTGATCGATTCTAAGGGAAAGATCGTTGTAAACCCGGAATACGATTCCGTTTACGACGCGGATCCGGAGAAAAAGATCGTTACGGTTAAAAAAGACGGAACTAAGAAGGAACTCTCTCTGCCTTAA
- a CDS encoding YebC/PmpR family DNA-binding transcriptional regulator: MSGHSKWATIKRKKDAIDSKRGAVFTKVVKEITVAARMGGGDIEANPRLRLAVLKGKAANMPKDNIERAIKKGTGELEGVVYEECLYECFGPAGIAIMVEALTDKKSRTTPEIKSILTKLGGSLATTGSVSRLFERKGVIVIPSGQISEEELFELAVGAGAEDVQNEEDVFRVVTAPDEYEAVQTALTDKGIKTDESEIKFVPLVTTEVSDKDAAEKIMKLIDNLEAHDDVQSVNSNFELSEALEKEF; this comes from the coding sequence ATGTCCGGTCATAGTAAATGGGCTACGATTAAACGCAAAAAGGATGCGATCGACTCTAAGCGGGGGGCCGTTTTCACGAAAGTTGTGAAAGAAATCACGGTGGCGGCACGTATGGGCGGGGGCGATATTGAAGCCAACCCTCGATTGAGATTGGCCGTTCTAAAGGGCAAAGCGGCCAATATGCCTAAGGACAATATCGAAAGGGCGATCAAAAAAGGAACGGGAGAATTGGAGGGAGTCGTCTACGAAGAATGTCTCTACGAATGCTTCGGACCTGCCGGAATCGCAATCATGGTCGAGGCGCTTACCGATAAAAAATCCAGGACCACTCCCGAAATCAAAAGCATACTGACCAAGTTGGGCGGATCCCTAGCGACTACCGGTAGCGTTAGTCGTCTTTTTGAACGCAAAGGAGTCATAGTGATTCCTTCCGGACAAATTTCCGAGGAGGAATTGTTCGAGCTGGCCGTCGGAGCGGGAGCCGAGGACGTTCAGAACGAAGAGGATGTTTTCCGAGTGGTTACCGCTCCGGACGAATACGAAGCGGTTCAGACCGCATTGACGGATAAAGGAATCAAGACGGACGAGTCGGAAATCAAATTCGTTCCTTTGGTCACTACCGAGGTTTCGGACAAGGATGCCGCCGAAAAAATCATGAAGCTGATCGATAATTTGGAAGCACACGACGATGTCCAAAGCGTGAACTCCAATTTCGAACTCTCCGAAGCTTTAGAAAAGGAATTCTGA
- a CDS encoding biotin--[acetyl-CoA-carboxylase] ligase gives MSFRLLEPDSGILLSETSSTNSLLKGKEFPPGTWILADFQSSGRGRKGKSWSVLGEEPFIFSGKFRSSENLPHPGLFSLYTGIAVAKTVLAVYPSASSKDLKIKWPNDIYLSGKKVCGILIETEKEGESWDWIVGIGINLYGKENPKDLPEAGFVTTDPDEAGKRSVFLETLLPNLNDAALALSSGENRTSYINDRLLWKGKAVGWTENSSPKNGILLGIDEQGRLLVQNSETGKTVEFIDSPEDFRSLE, from the coding sequence ATGTCTTTTCGACTCTTAGAACCAGATTCCGGGATACTTCTCTCCGAAACTTCTTCCACTAATTCCCTACTAAAAGGGAAAGAATTTCCTCCCGGGACCTGGATCTTGGCGGATTTCCAATCTTCCGGACGAGGCAGAAAAGGCAAGTCATGGTCCGTTTTAGGAGAAGAGCCCTTCATTTTCTCGGGAAAATTCAGGTCCTCTGAAAACCTTCCCCATCCGGGACTCTTCTCCTTATATACTGGAATCGCGGTGGCAAAGACCGTTCTCGCTGTCTATCCTTCCGCTAGCAGTAAGGATTTGAAAATCAAATGGCCGAACGATATCTATCTAAGCGGAAAAAAGGTCTGCGGAATTCTGATCGAAACGGAAAAGGAAGGCGAGTCTTGGGATTGGATCGTGGGAATCGGAATCAATCTTTACGGTAAGGAAAATCCCAAAGATTTACCGGAGGCGGGCTTCGTTACGACGGATCCGGATGAGGCGGGAAAGCGCAGCGTTTTTCTAGAGACCCTTCTTCCCAATCTGAACGACGCGGCCCTTGCGCTATCCTCGGGAGAAAATCGCACTTCGTATATCAACGATAGACTTTTATGGAAGGGGAAAGCGGTCGGATGGACGGAAAATTCTTCTCCTAAAAACGGGATTCTTTTGGGAATCGACGAACAAGGTAGGCTGCTTGTCCAAAATTCCGAGACCGGAAAAACGGTCGAATTCATTGACAGTCCCGAGGATTTCAGGTCCCTGGAGTAG
- a CDS encoding type III pantothenate kinase produces MILVIDIGNTNTVFGIYKPGSQEPIFHKRTVTRRDRTSDELGLYLKGFLREFEIDSAQIMGGIYASVVPQLNPIIERMIHDWFRIDPIRVHYQMKLPFGIKYPRPFEIGADRLVNAAAVAKDHPGKSIIIDLGTATTFCVVDDVPNYLGGVIAPGLKGSMDALTRNTAQLPPIVFQAPSKILGDSTIESIQAGFFYGWIGLLEGIIREIRKEYGADYQVVGTGGLVTTIHAANPNIFDKIEPLLTLRGLQILYEENTR; encoded by the coding sequence ATGATTCTCGTAATCGATATCGGAAATACGAACACCGTTTTCGGAATTTATAAACCGGGTTCCCAAGAACCTATCTTTCATAAACGTACCGTCACTCGTAGAGATAGAACCTCGGATGAACTAGGTCTATATCTAAAAGGATTCTTAAGAGAATTCGAAATCGATAGCGCTCAAATTATGGGAGGAATCTACGCCTCGGTGGTTCCTCAACTCAATCCGATCATAGAAAGGATGATCCATGATTGGTTTAGAATAGACCCTATTCGGGTTCATTACCAAATGAAATTGCCCTTCGGGATCAAATACCCTCGCCCCTTCGAGATAGGAGCGGACCGTTTGGTGAATGCCGCGGCCGTGGCCAAGGATCATCCCGGAAAATCCATCATTATCGATTTAGGAACCGCGACCACCTTTTGCGTGGTAGACGATGTTCCGAACTATTTGGGAGGAGTCATAGCTCCCGGATTGAAAGGGTCGATGGATGCTTTGACAAGAAATACCGCTCAGCTTCCTCCCATCGTATTCCAAGCCCCTTCCAAGATTTTAGGAGATTCCACGATCGAATCCATACAGGCCGGATTCTTTTACGGTTGGATCGGACTCTTAGAAGGAATTATCCGGGAGATCCGGAAAGAATACGGTGCGGATTACCAAGTGGTCGGAACGGGAGGACTCGTGACTACGATTCACGCGGCCAATCCGAATATTTTCGACAAGATAGAACCTCTTCTCACTTTGCGGGGTTTGCAAATTTTATACGAAGAGAATACACGCTGA
- a CDS encoding efflux RND transporter permease subunit, which yields MMMLAIMLLGGIGYSRMGLSQMPDVDFPVVNVTLNLTGANAQVMETDVVDPIEEVLMTVQGVAEVRSVSTDGSATITVELELKRDVDVAIQEIQTKIAQVSNKLPDTLDPAIIMKSNPDDQPVVWVALTAPNRSDQEKMVYVKTHLKDKFQEIPGVGEIILGGYVDRTINVYLDPNRLFRSELTVADIINTLTEQNIEVPSGRVQNKMSEVSLRAVGDVPTVEQFSNIYLNSRSGAAMFRPVRLREVAKVEDGLDEIRRISRFNGVSAVGLGIKKLKGSNAVEVGDLVKKKVEELKPSLPAGFELGISNDNTVFIKDSVHELVFTLILSALLTGFVCRLFLGNWSSTWNVLLAIPTSVMGTFLILYFAGFTLNTFTLLGLSLAVGIVVDDAIMVLENISRHRESGKTWFQAALDGASEIRFAALAATLAIIAIFLPVAFMSGIIGRYFLEFGVTVSVAVALSLFEALSFTPMRASRYREKVASQSKKKEKPKAVPFYLEKDNGIITRFKETLDRLSFFKRMDPIIEGFLQLSERLYGKILEFTIRNPWKILIASTLFFIFSLGIFRFFLKKEFIPPQDMGRFVLRAKMPIGSSIYRTDEAMKKVEKYLTAKPVVEKYMCNVGGLGGTESNGAMCFITMKDMGSRPKSTKTGREITQFELFGEIRKDLKELVPEGKFSVQDLSQRGFSAGRGYPVELVLTGPDWATLAQLSDKVREKLDSTHTLLDIDTDYVAGQPEVRILPNREAAAIRGVSMANIGNTIGPLMGGRYVSRFTENGRSFDVRVKIDKEQSENTDIIPNIGVRNTYGEIVKLKDVLVLQPTNTLKNITRINRDRSIKIFGNPPKQGQNWATDESLRIGKELLPEGYNIEITGSAKTASDSQSSLVWALSLGIIMSFMILASQFNSLKQPFYILLSMPFSFSGALIALYIAGQSFNMYSFIGLILLLGLVKKNSILLVEFVNHVRKEGKDIVSAIKIGCPVRLRPILMTTFSSIAAAIPPALALGPGAETRVPMAITILGGLIVSTLITLVVVPAAYYLMEKETNDKVKRA from the coding sequence ATGATGATGCTCGCTATCATGCTTCTCGGAGGCATCGGCTATTCCCGCATGGGTCTTTCTCAGATGCCCGATGTGGACTTTCCCGTAGTAAACGTCACGCTCAATCTGACTGGAGCCAACGCTCAGGTCATGGAAACCGATGTGGTCGACCCGATCGAAGAAGTTCTTATGACCGTACAAGGTGTTGCGGAAGTGAGATCCGTTTCCACCGACGGGTCCGCGACGATCACGGTAGAGTTGGAATTGAAGCGGGATGTGGATGTCGCTATCCAGGAAATACAGACTAAGATCGCTCAAGTAAGCAATAAGCTTCCGGATACGTTGGATCCTGCGATCATTATGAAATCGAATCCGGACGATCAACCCGTGGTATGGGTGGCACTCACCGCTCCGAACCGAAGCGACCAAGAAAAGATGGTCTACGTTAAGACCCATTTAAAGGATAAGTTTCAGGAGATACCCGGGGTAGGGGAAATCATATTAGGCGGTTATGTGGACCGCACGATCAACGTGTATCTGGATCCGAACCGTCTGTTTCGTTCGGAACTGACCGTTGCGGATATCATTAATACATTAACGGAGCAGAATATAGAAGTCCCTTCCGGTAGAGTGCAGAATAAAATGTCGGAAGTTTCCCTTCGCGCAGTGGGGGACGTTCCGACAGTAGAGCAGTTCTCCAATATCTATCTAAATTCTCGAAGCGGCGCCGCGATGTTTCGTCCGGTTCGATTGAGAGAAGTCGCAAAGGTAGAAGACGGACTCGACGAAATCCGGAGGATTTCCCGTTTTAACGGAGTCTCCGCCGTCGGATTGGGGATTAAAAAGCTGAAAGGCTCCAACGCGGTGGAAGTCGGCGACCTGGTGAAAAAGAAAGTCGAGGAACTCAAACCTTCACTTCCTGCCGGTTTCGAGCTAGGCATTTCGAACGACAATACCGTATTCATCAAAGACTCGGTCCACGAGTTGGTTTTTACTCTCATACTTTCCGCATTATTAACCGGATTCGTATGTAGGCTTTTTCTAGGAAACTGGAGTAGCACCTGGAACGTTCTACTCGCCATACCTACATCCGTCATGGGGACCTTCCTAATCCTGTATTTCGCCGGATTCACCCTGAATACTTTCACTCTTCTGGGATTATCCTTGGCGGTTGGGATCGTCGTAGACGATGCGATCATGGTCTTGGAGAATATCAGTCGACATAGGGAATCTGGTAAGACTTGGTTTCAGGCGGCTTTGGACGGAGCTTCGGAAATTCGCTTTGCCGCGTTAGCCGCGACTCTTGCTATCATAGCGATCTTTTTGCCCGTAGCTTTCATGTCCGGAATCATAGGGCGCTATTTCTTGGAATTCGGAGTAACGGTCTCTGTTGCGGTTGCACTTTCCCTTTTTGAGGCCTTGAGCTTTACTCCTATGCGGGCCTCCCGATATAGGGAGAAGGTCGCTTCTCAGAGTAAAAAGAAAGAAAAGCCGAAAGCGGTTCCTTTCTATTTGGAAAAGGACAACGGTATCATCACTAGATTCAAGGAGACTCTCGATCGTTTATCGTTCTTCAAGAGAATGGATCCGATCATCGAAGGCTTCCTTCAATTGTCAGAACGACTCTACGGAAAAATTCTGGAGTTCACGATCCGAAATCCGTGGAAGATACTAATTGCTTCGACCCTATTTTTCATTTTTTCTTTGGGTATTTTCCGCTTCTTCTTAAAGAAGGAATTTATTCCTCCCCAAGATATGGGTAGATTCGTGCTTCGTGCTAAAATGCCGATCGGTTCCTCCATTTACCGTACGGACGAAGCTATGAAGAAAGTGGAGAAATATCTGACCGCCAAGCCCGTAGTAGAGAAGTATATGTGTAACGTTGGAGGACTAGGTGGAACGGAGTCTAACGGAGCTATGTGCTTTATCACGATGAAGGATATGGGAAGTCGTCCTAAAAGCACTAAGACCGGAAGAGAAATCACCCAATTCGAACTTTTCGGAGAGATCCGTAAGGATCTAAAGGAATTGGTTCCCGAGGGGAAATTCTCCGTACAAGATCTTTCTCAAAGAGGATTTAGCGCCGGTCGAGGATATCCTGTGGAGCTCGTATTGACCGGACCGGATTGGGCTACACTTGCCCAACTTTCGGATAAGGTAAGGGAAAAACTGGATTCCACGCATACTCTTTTGGACATCGATACGGATTATGTGGCAGGCCAACCGGAGGTCCGGATTCTACCAAATCGGGAAGCTGCCGCGATTCGCGGCGTCAGTATGGCGAATATTGGAAATACCATAGGTCCTCTAATGGGGGGACGTTATGTGAGCCGCTTCACCGAAAACGGTCGTAGCTTCGATGTTCGCGTTAAGATAGATAAGGAACAGAGCGAAAACACGGACATCATTCCAAACATAGGAGTCAGGAATACTTACGGAGAGATCGTAAAACTGAAGGACGTTTTGGTCCTTCAGCCTACTAATACGCTTAAGAATATCACCCGTATCAATCGGGACCGATCCATAAAGATATTCGGTAATCCCCCTAAGCAAGGGCAAAATTGGGCCACGGACGAATCCTTGAGGATCGGAAAGGAACTCCTTCCCGAAGGATATAATATAGAGATCACCGGTTCGGCAAAGACCGCATCGGACTCCCAATCCAGTTTGGTTTGGGCTCTTTCCCTCGGGATCATAATGTCCTTTATGATTCTTGCAAGTCAGTTCAATAGCTTAAAGCAACCGTTCTATATTCTTCTTTCCATGCCGTTCAGCTTTTCGGGTGCGTTGATCGCTTTATACATAGCAGGGCAATCCTTCAATATGTATAGCTTCATCGGTTTGATCCTGCTTTTGGGATTGGTGAAAAAGAACTCCATTCTTCTGGTAGAGTTCGTAAACCACGTTCGGAAGGAAGGAAAGGATATCGTTTCGGCGATAAAGATCGGTTGTCCGGTCCGTTTGAGGCCGATACTTATGACCACATTCTCCTCGATTGCTGCGGCGATTCCTCCCGCTTTGGCTCTCGGCCCGGGAGCGGAGACTAGGGTTCCCATGGCGATCACGATTCTAGGCGGATTGATCGTATCCACTTTGATTACTTTAGTGGTCGTGCCTGCCGCGTATTATTTGATGGAAAAAGAGACGAATGATAAAGTTAAACGCGCATAA
- the crcB gene encoding fluoride efflux transporter CrcB produces the protein MQIKDLTNILLVGLGGFLGSVGRYSVHMALQGFSKSFPWATLAVNIIGAFFIGVVHGATHGKISDETRLFLTVGFCGGFTTFSAFALENMKFLESESYILFFSYILSSLGLCVAATAAGAFLTR, from the coding sequence ATGCAAATCAAGGATCTGACGAATATCTTACTCGTAGGACTCGGCGGATTCTTAGGATCGGTAGGCCGTTATTCCGTACATATGGCCTTGCAGGGATTTTCCAAATCCTTTCCCTGGGCCACGCTTGCGGTGAATATCATCGGAGCTTTTTTTATAGGAGTTGTGCACGGAGCAACTCACGGAAAAATATCGGACGAGACCAGACTTTTTCTCACCGTGGGTTTTTGCGGAGGATTCACCACATTCTCCGCTTTTGCCCTGGAGAATATGAAGTTTCTGGAATCCGAATCCTATATTCTGTTTTTTTCATATATTCTTTCGAGTTTAGGCCTCTGCGTGGCCGCAACCGCCGCAGGAGCCTTTTTAACCCGATAA
- a CDS encoding TolC family protein produces MIKLNAHNLHAKTIIFFSALALLFSCASTPDVKVADGVVEESLKKITGVTTEDVEKAASKSSFTLDDLYILAVERTERIALKNESTEQALAQKDKAFAGFMPTLSYVFNKFYSVPGHTQQPSIVDNYKTYQAIQRGDALSLLPSSSSSSLPPTVGAGSRLLLTIPISAGLSSYQDYRAAKNLAEQRRLEAKHEAGRMYLEIAQGYFNFLQLEESVKFSQETFDLYKDALQERRRMYSVGRIMRSDLLNAETSLSNAEAVLADAKFQLEQVRITIATMVGYDKPVYVAGFASSLPDIPQGIEPEEFLARRYDVLSANQSIKVAEAQKDKALVAFAPAIALNNYYSLPYPGQAHSKDITAQLQITMPITPFSQMADLKAADSARKQAKLTASQTRRTATQEIRNAFESFRNSERILGIYEKAFQSAKETSQSQAAGYRSGRNSRIEAITSKISMLNAEMIYRKMLHQHSLNRIALAVSVGELPRLPEEKKEN; encoded by the coding sequence ATGATAAAGTTAAACGCGCATAATTTACATGCAAAGACGATAATATTCTTTTCCGCACTTGCCCTACTATTCTCCTGCGCATCCACCCCCGACGTTAAGGTCGCTGATGGGGTGGTGGAGGAAAGTTTGAAGAAAATCACAGGAGTTACCACGGAGGACGTGGAAAAGGCCGCTTCCAAGTCGTCCTTCACTCTCGACGACCTTTATATACTCGCGGTGGAAAGAACGGAACGAATAGCTCTCAAGAACGAGTCCACAGAGCAGGCTCTGGCTCAGAAGGATAAAGCCTTTGCGGGATTCATGCCGACTTTGTCCTACGTATTCAACAAATTCTATTCCGTGCCCGGGCATACCCAACAGCCGTCCATTGTGGACAATTACAAGACTTACCAGGCTATCCAGAGAGGAGACGCTTTATCCCTTCTCCCTTCCTCTTCTTCCAGTAGTCTTCCTCCAACGGTCGGTGCCGGTTCCCGTTTGCTCTTAACCATTCCGATTTCGGCGGGGCTTTCTTCCTACCAGGATTATCGAGCCGCGAAGAATCTTGCGGAGCAGAGGAGACTGGAGGCCAAGCACGAGGCGGGAAGAATGTATTTGGAAATCGCCCAGGGTTATTTCAATTTTCTGCAACTAGAAGAAAGTGTGAAATTCTCCCAAGAAACCTTCGATCTATACAAGGACGCATTACAGGAAAGAAGAAGAATGTACTCCGTGGGAAGAATCATGCGCTCCGACCTTTTGAACGCCGAGACCAGTCTTTCCAATGCGGAGGCGGTTTTAGCGGACGCCAAATTCCAGTTGGAACAAGTGAGAATCACCATCGCCACCATGGTAGGATATGATAAGCCGGTTTATGTGGCGGGATTCGCCTCGAGTCTTCCCGACATTCCGCAGGGCATAGAGCCTGAGGAATTTTTGGCCAGAAGATACGACGTATTGTCCGCCAACCAAAGCATCAAGGTTGCCGAGGCCCAAAAAGACAAGGCGTTAGTGGCTTTTGCTCCCGCGATTGCATTAAACAATTATTATTCTCTTCCTTATCCTGGACAGGCACATTCCAAGGATATAACCGCGCAGTTACAAATCACCATGCCGATCACCCCGTTCTCCCAAATGGCGGATCTAAAAGCCGCGGATTCCGCAAGAAAGCAGGCTAAACTGACCGCTTCGCAAACTAGGAGAACGGCCACCCAAGAGATTCGAAATGCGTTCGAGAGTTTCCGAAATTCGGAGAGAATATTAGGAATTTATGAAAAAGCTTTCCAATCCGCCAAGGAGACTTCGCAAAGCCAGGCCGCCGGATACAGATCGGGAAGAAATAGCAGGATAGAGGCGATTACCTCCAAAATCAGTATGCTAAATGCCGAGATGATTTACAGGAAGATGTTGCACCAGCATTCCTTGAATCGAATCGCACTTGCCGTATCCGTGGGAGAATTGCCTAGACTTCCGGAAGAAAAAAAGGAAAACTAA
- a CDS encoding LytR/AlgR family response regulator transcription factor, whose amino-acid sequence MRILIVEDDPLTARCLEILTAEFLGKRILRMDTIADLDSAKKFVQENPIDLLFLDINLHGRTGFRLLEAEDKIRFQTVVVSSERDNAVRAFEFSALDFLPKPITRERFGTAIDKFLASPYPIFSPKSIALRKEEGFDFIEPKNILFARSDRNYAHLFTKDGKVEKVRRTLDQLQKDLELHGFFRAHRSYLVRLEEVRKILFTGNSGYRLLLEENHNIPVSRSQGSKLISIFKSSNAKILGLP is encoded by the coding sequence ATGCGAATCCTAATCGTGGAAGACGATCCCCTCACCGCGCGTTGTTTGGAAATTTTAACTGCGGAATTTCTAGGAAAAAGAATCCTAAGAATGGATACTATTGCCGATCTGGATTCGGCGAAAAAGTTCGTACAGGAAAATCCTATCGATCTACTCTTCCTGGATATCAATCTACACGGTCGGACAGGCTTTCGTCTTCTGGAAGCCGAAGATAAGATCCGATTCCAAACCGTAGTAGTATCTTCGGAGCGGGACAATGCGGTTCGAGCGTTCGAATTCTCCGCGCTGGATTTCTTGCCTAAACCGATCACAAGAGAAAGATTCGGAACGGCAATCGACAAATTCCTAGCCTCCCCTTATCCCATCTTCTCTCCTAAAAGCATCGCACTCAGAAAGGAAGAAGGGTTCGATTTCATAGAACCTAAGAACATACTATTTGCCAGATCGGATAGGAATTACGCGCATCTATTCACTAAAGACGGAAAAGTGGAAAAGGTGAGAAGGACCCTGGATCAGCTACAAAAGGATCTGGAACTCCACGGCTTTTTCAGGGCCCACCGAAGTTACTTAGTCCGCCTGGAAGAGGTAAGGAAGATACTATTTACCGGAAATTCCGGATATAGACTTCTTTTAGAAGAAAATCATAATATTCCTGTGAGTAGGTCCCAGGGATCCAAACTCATCTCGATTTTCAAGAGTTCCAACGCAAAGATTCTGGGGTTGCCGTGA